The Rhizobium indicum genome has a segment encoding these proteins:
- the glgB gene encoding 1,4-alpha-glucan branching protein GlgB, with protein sequence MNVERSELLAGIGQDALWALIEGRHGDPFSILGPHRSGGMTIVRVYLPGAEAVDLIDATSGRVVAPFSIAHPSGLFAAAAASRTGYRLRITWPDAVQITEDPYSFGLLLGELDLHLISEGTHYSLSRTLGAVDMSIDGISGVRFAVWAPNARRVSVVGDFNAWDGRRNPMRLRPSAGVWELFIPRLAPGERYKFEIVDAEGTCLPQKADPVARASEAAPSTASIVASSTPFRWTDDGWMKGRSRQDRLEGAFSVYEVHAGSWLRDLKDGNRSLDWVELSQRLVPYVADMGFTHIELLPIMEHPFGGSWGYQPLGLFAPTGRYGTPEDFAYFTDRCHGAGLGVILDWVPAHFPTDVWGLARFDGSALYEHEDPREGLHRDWNTLIYNLGRNEVKGFLIASALEWLERYHIDGLRVDAVASMLYRDYSRNEGEWIPNQYGGRENLEAVEFFKHLNSIIHERCPHAMTIAEESTAWPGVTKPPEQGGLGFDIKWNMGWMHDSLSYIEKDPIYRSYAHGTMTFGMIYAYSERFILPISHDEVVYGKGSLLTKMPGDEWQKFANLRSYLAFMWGHPGKKLLFMGSEVAQPGEWNHDGSVTWDVLDRPQHVGIQRLVKDLNGLYADEPALQFGDFHPEGFEWAAADDAVNSVLGMLRYAPDRASSVLVMSNFTPVPRYGYRIGVPSDGVWIERMTTDAREYGGSGLVNGAVSTEPVPAHGRPVSLSLTLPPLSTIFLQGPSP encoded by the coding sequence ATGAATGTTGAGCGCTCGGAACTTCTGGCGGGCATCGGACAGGATGCGCTATGGGCCTTGATCGAGGGGCGTCATGGCGATCCGTTTTCGATCCTCGGCCCTCACCGAAGCGGTGGCATGACGATCGTGCGGGTGTATCTGCCCGGCGCGGAAGCGGTCGATCTCATCGATGCGACGAGCGGCCGGGTGGTGGCGCCGTTCAGCATCGCCCACCCGTCCGGCCTGTTTGCGGCGGCGGCCGCCTCGAGGACGGGATACCGGCTGCGGATCACATGGCCGGATGCAGTTCAGATCACCGAGGACCCCTACAGTTTCGGTCTGCTGCTCGGAGAGCTCGACCTTCATCTGATATCGGAGGGAACTCACTATAGTCTGAGCCGGACGCTCGGCGCGGTTGATATGTCGATCGACGGGATATCAGGCGTTCGTTTCGCCGTCTGGGCTCCGAATGCGCGCCGCGTCTCGGTTGTCGGCGACTTCAACGCCTGGGACGGGCGGCGAAACCCGATGCGGCTGAGACCGTCGGCGGGCGTCTGGGAGCTGTTTATTCCGCGCCTCGCCCCCGGCGAAAGGTACAAGTTCGAGATCGTCGATGCTGAGGGGACCTGCCTGCCGCAGAAGGCCGATCCGGTCGCGAGGGCAAGTGAGGCCGCTCCGTCCACCGCCTCCATCGTCGCCTCGTCGACGCCGTTTCGATGGACTGATGACGGTTGGATGAAGGGCCGGTCCCGGCAAGACAGGCTGGAGGGCGCGTTCTCCGTCTATGAGGTGCACGCCGGCTCCTGGCTTCGCGATCTAAAGGACGGCAACAGGTCGCTCGACTGGGTCGAACTCAGCCAGCGGCTGGTTCCCTATGTCGCCGACATGGGCTTCACCCATATCGAGCTGCTGCCGATCATGGAGCATCCGTTCGGCGGCTCCTGGGGTTATCAGCCGCTCGGTCTATTCGCTCCGACAGGCCGATATGGGACGCCTGAGGATTTCGCCTATTTCACCGACCGGTGCCATGGCGCCGGGCTCGGCGTCATCCTCGACTGGGTGCCGGCCCATTTTCCCACAGACGTCTGGGGGCTTGCCCGCTTCGACGGTAGCGCTCTCTACGAGCACGAAGATCCGCGCGAAGGCCTTCACCGCGACTGGAACACGCTGATCTACAATCTCGGCCGCAACGAGGTGAAGGGGTTCCTGATCGCCAGCGCGCTGGAATGGCTCGAGCGCTACCATATCGACGGTTTGCGGGTCGACGCCGTTGCCTCGATGCTTTACCGCGACTACAGCCGCAACGAGGGCGAATGGATTCCCAACCAATATGGCGGTCGCGAGAATCTGGAAGCGGTCGAATTCTTCAAGCACCTGAACAGCATCATTCACGAGCGCTGCCCGCACGCGATGACGATCGCCGAGGAATCGACGGCCTGGCCGGGCGTGACGAAGCCGCCAGAGCAAGGGGGGCTGGGGTTCGATATCAAATGGAACATGGGCTGGATGCATGACAGCCTGAGCTATATCGAGAAGGATCCGATTTACCGGAGCTATGCCCATGGCACGATGACCTTCGGAATGATCTATGCCTATTCCGAACGCTTCATTCTGCCGATTTCACATGACGAGGTCGTCTATGGAAAGGGCTCGCTGCTGACGAAGATGCCGGGCGACGAATGGCAGAAATTCGCCAACCTGCGCAGCTATCTCGCCTTCATGTGGGGCCACCCCGGCAAGAAGCTCCTGTTCATGGGAAGTGAAGTCGCCCAGCCCGGCGAATGGAACCATGACGGGTCAGTGACCTGGGATGTGCTGGACCGGCCTCAGCATGTGGGGATCCAGCGGCTGGTGAAGGATCTGAACGGCCTCTACGCGGACGAGCCGGCATTGCAGTTCGGAGACTTTCATCCCGAGGGCTTCGAATGGGCGGCAGCCGACGACGCCGTCAATTCCGTGCTCGGGATGCTCCGTTATGCGCCCGATCGTGCTTCATCGGTGCTGGTCATGTCGAACTTCACGCCGGTGCCGCGTTACGGCTACAGGATCGGCGTGCCGAGCGACGGTGTGTGGATCGAACGGATGACGACGGATGCGCGGGAATATGGCGGCTCGGGCCTGGTCAATGGCGCAGTGTCGACCGAACCCGTGCCCGCCCACGGCAGGCCGGTCTCGCTGTCACTGACGCTGCCGCCGCTATCGACGATTTTTCTGCAGGGGCCGTCACCCTGA
- the treS gene encoding maltose alpha-D-glucosyltransferase, producing the protein MDTMNADSAPQPLWYKDAIIYQLHIKSFYDANGDGVGDFAGLHQKLDHIAALGVNAIWLLPFFPSPRRDDGYDIADYGSVSPDYGTVEDFRAFVDAAHQRNIRVIIELVINHTSDQHPWFQRARQAPAGSPERDFYVWSDTDQKFPETRIIFIDTEKSNWTWDAVAGAYYWHRFYSHQPDLNFDSPLVMEELLRVMRFWLETGIDGFRLDAIPYLVEREGTINENLPETHAILKRIRAALDATHPGVMLLAEANQWPEDTREYFGEGDECHMAFHFPLMPRMYMAIAKEDRFPITDILRQTPEIPDNCQWAIFLRNHDELTLEMVTDAERDYLWETYASDKRARINLGIRRRLAPLMERDRRRIELMNALLLSMPGTPVIYYGDEIGMGDNIYLGDRDGVRTPMQWSPDRNGGFSRADPARLVLPPVADPLYGFEAVNVEAQSTDAHSLLNWTRRMLALRGRHPAFGRGTLRFLSPENRKILAYLREYEGEVLLCVASLSRLPQAVELDLSSFEGRVPIELTGMSPFPPIGQLTYLLTLPPYGFFWFQLTADADPPAWRTAPPEQLPDLLTMVIRRSLLDLVDEPGHARILSGEILPAYLSRRRWFGAKDQPLQAARLISVTPIPFADGVVLGELEVVLPNHSESYQLPLAVAWDDAHPSALAQQLALGRIRQGRRVGFLTDGFAVEAMARGILHGLRDRSRTTGRTGTLEFLGTEQLDSLDISGELPVHWLSAEQSNSSLLVGDVAMIKLIRHIFPGIHPEVEMTRYLTRAGYDHTAPLLGEVAHTDSSGRRSTLIIVQGAIRNQGDAWNWMLNNLRRGADELVLNDPAVQPDDDVFRSLISFVAMVGLRLGELHVVLAAKTGDEAFSPVVAGDSEVEAMRKAVAGELAYAMSKLDERDENTGPAIDLLAKPLLERRSELAELAGTLAESCRHTLMTRTHGDFHLGQILVSEGDAVIIDFEGEPAKNLTERRAKTNPLRDVAGLLRSLSYLVATAQLDNDAVIEHENEVRREAIARFGRNAEEAFLDAYSQAVSVSKELDMPPDQRRRVLDAFLLEKAAYEIAYEARNRPKWLPIPLSGLTEIVSRLAGVTA; encoded by the coding sequence ATGGACACGATGAATGCAGATAGCGCGCCGCAGCCGCTCTGGTACAAGGATGCGATCATCTACCAGCTGCACATCAAGTCGTTCTACGATGCCAATGGCGACGGGGTCGGCGACTTCGCCGGCCTGCACCAGAAGCTCGATCACATCGCAGCCCTCGGTGTCAATGCCATCTGGCTCCTGCCTTTTTTTCCCTCTCCGCGCCGAGACGACGGTTACGACATCGCCGACTATGGTAGTGTCAGCCCCGATTACGGGACTGTGGAGGACTTCCGGGCTTTCGTCGACGCCGCCCACCAGCGCAATATCCGCGTCATCATCGAGCTCGTCATCAACCACACCTCCGATCAGCACCCCTGGTTCCAGCGCGCCCGCCAGGCGCCGGCGGGATCGCCGGAGCGCGACTTCTACGTCTGGTCGGATACCGATCAGAAATTTCCGGAAACGCGCATCATTTTCATCGATACGGAAAAATCCAACTGGACATGGGACGCGGTCGCCGGCGCCTATTACTGGCACCGCTTCTATTCCCATCAGCCCGACCTCAATTTCGACAGTCCCCTTGTCATGGAGGAATTGCTGAGGGTGATGCGCTTCTGGCTGGAAACCGGCATCGACGGTTTTCGTCTCGACGCGATCCCTTACCTCGTCGAGCGCGAGGGGACGATCAACGAAAACCTGCCGGAAACCCACGCGATCCTCAAACGCATACGCGCCGCGCTCGATGCCACCCATCCCGGCGTGATGCTGCTTGCCGAGGCCAATCAATGGCCAGAGGACACGCGCGAATATTTCGGAGAGGGCGACGAATGCCACATGGCCTTCCACTTCCCGCTAATGCCGCGCATGTATATGGCGATCGCCAAGGAGGATCGGTTTCCGATCACCGATATCCTGCGCCAGACGCCGGAGATTCCAGACAACTGCCAATGGGCGATCTTCCTTCGCAACCACGACGAGCTGACGCTCGAAATGGTGACCGACGCCGAGCGGGATTATCTCTGGGAGACCTATGCATCCGATAAACGTGCCCGCATCAACCTCGGCATAAGGCGGCGCTTAGCGCCATTGATGGAGCGCGACCGCCGGCGGATCGAGCTGATGAACGCGCTTCTTCTTTCGATGCCGGGAACGCCGGTGATCTATTACGGTGACGAGATCGGCATGGGTGACAACATCTATCTCGGCGACCGGGATGGGGTGAGGACGCCGATGCAATGGTCTCCGGACCGCAATGGCGGTTTCTCCAGGGCAGATCCGGCCCGTCTCGTCCTGCCGCCCGTCGCCGACCCGCTCTACGGGTTCGAGGCCGTCAACGTCGAGGCGCAGAGCACAGACGCGCATTCGCTGCTCAACTGGACGCGCAGAATGTTGGCGTTGCGCGGCAGGCATCCCGCCTTCGGGCGTGGCACGCTGCGGTTCCTTTCGCCGGAAAATCGCAAGATCCTTGCCTATCTCAGGGAGTATGAAGGCGAGGTCTTGCTTTGTGTTGCAAGTCTCTCAAGGTTGCCCCAGGCCGTCGAACTCGACTTGTCGAGCTTCGAGGGGCGCGTTCCCATCGAACTGACCGGCATGTCGCCGTTTCCGCCGATCGGCCAGTTGACCTATCTCCTGACCTTGCCGCCCTACGGTTTCTTCTGGTTCCAGCTGACGGCTGATGCCGACCCGCCGGCGTGGCGCACCGCACCGCCGGAACAGCTTCCCGATCTGTTGACGATGGTCATCCGGCGTAGCCTGCTCGACCTCGTGGATGAACCGGGTCATGCACGCATCCTGAGCGGCGAAATCCTGCCCGCCTATCTCTCCAGGCGGCGATGGTTCGGGGCAAAGGACCAGCCGCTTCAGGCCGCCCGACTGATCTCCGTGACACCAATCCCATTCGCCGACGGCGTCGTCCTCGGCGAGTTGGAGGTCGTGCTGCCGAACCACAGCGAATCCTACCAACTGCCGCTCGCGGTCGCCTGGGACGATGCGCACCCTTCCGCGCTTGCCCAGCAGCTTGCGCTTGGGAGGATTCGCCAAGGTAGACGCGTCGGTTTCCTCACAGATGGCTTCGCAGTGGAGGCAATGGCGCGCGGCATTCTGCACGGACTTCGCGACCGCTCGCGCACCACCGGCCGGACCGGCACGCTCGAATTCCTTGGGACGGAACAGCTCGACAGCCTCGATATTTCAGGCGAACTGCCGGTGCATTGGCTATCGGCTGAACAGTCCAACAGCTCGCTGCTCGTCGGCGACGTAGCGATGATCAAACTGATCAGGCACATCTTCCCGGGCATCCATCCGGAAGTCGAGATGACGCGCTATCTCACCCGCGCCGGCTATGACCATACGGCGCCCCTGCTCGGCGAGGTCGCGCATACCGATTCCAGCGGACGCCGTTCCACCTTGATCATCGTCCAGGGGGCGATCCGCAACCAGGGCGACGCCTGGAACTGGATGCTGAACAATCTGCGCCGTGGGGCCGACGAACTGGTGCTGAACGATCCGGCGGTCCAACCAGACGACGACGTCTTCCGGTCGCTGATCAGTTTCGTCGCGATGGTGGGCCTCAGGCTCGGCGAATTGCATGTCGTGCTCGCCGCGAAGACCGGGGACGAGGCCTTCAGCCCGGTGGTTGCCGGCGACAGCGAGGTCGAGGCGATGAGGAAGGCCGTTGCCGGCGAGCTCGCCTATGCCATGTCGAAGCTCGATGAACGCGACGAGAATACCGGCCCTGCAATCGACTTGCTCGCAAAGCCGCTTCTCGAGCGTCGTTCCGAACTCGCAGAGCTCGCCGGGACGCTCGCGGAGAGCTGCCGCCATACACTGATGACACGCACGCATGGCGACTTCCATCTTGGCCAGATCCTTGTCAGCGAGGGTGATGCCGTCATCATCGACTTCGAGGGCGAGCCTGCGAAAAACCTGACCGAGCGCCGCGCCAAGACGAACCCGCTGCGTGATGTCGCCGGGCTTTTGAGATCGCTGAGCTATCTCGTGGCCACCGCCCAGCTCGATAACGACGCGGTCATCGAACATGAGAACGAAGTCCGCCGCGAGGCGATCGCCCGCTTCGGGCGCAATGCCGAGGAGGCCTTTCTCGATGCCTATTCGCAGGCTGTCTCCGTATCGAAGGAGCTTGACATGCCACCCGATCAAAGACGCAGGGTTCTCGATGCCTTTCTTCTCGAAAAGGCCGCCTACGAGATTGCCTACGAAGCTCGCAACAGGCCGAAATGGCTTCCGATCCCGCTATCCGGCCTTACCGAAATCGTATCGCGTCTGGCGGGGGTCACGGCATGA